In Streptomyces ambofaciens ATCC 23877, a single genomic region encodes these proteins:
- a CDS encoding carbohydrate ABC transporter permease — translation MQHGKYRFIVGFLAVPLGLYALFVVWPFIQSIYYSFTDWTGLSPEFEMVGFDNYSRMLDDDIFWKSLWHSVLFALLVPLVTLGLALFFSFMINVGGRKRKGGPVITGVRGSGFYKIAYFFPQVLSIAIVALLFQFAYNPDSGAVNSLLRGIGLGSVQPLWLGDPNLALWCVMAVLVWSTVGFFVVLFSAGMASIPGELYEAALLDGASRFTTFFKVTLPLLWDTVQSGWVYMGILALGAESFAVVQIMTVGPGGPDYSTSVMVLYVYQKAFRDGQAAYATTIGVALLLVTLAFAALVMKLGRRERLEY, via the coding sequence ATGCAGCACGGCAAGTACCGGTTCATCGTGGGGTTCCTGGCGGTTCCCCTGGGACTGTACGCGCTCTTCGTCGTCTGGCCGTTCATCCAGTCCATCTACTACTCGTTCACGGACTGGACGGGGCTGAGTCCCGAGTTCGAGATGGTCGGCTTCGACAACTACTCGCGCATGCTCGACGACGACATCTTCTGGAAGTCGTTGTGGCACAGCGTCCTGTTCGCCCTGCTGGTGCCGCTCGTGACGCTCGGCCTGGCGCTCTTCTTCTCCTTCATGATCAACGTGGGCGGGCGGAAGCGGAAGGGCGGCCCGGTGATCACCGGTGTCCGGGGTTCCGGCTTCTACAAGATCGCCTACTTCTTCCCGCAGGTGCTCTCCATCGCGATCGTCGCCCTGCTGTTCCAGTTCGCGTACAACCCGGACAGCGGCGCGGTCAACTCCCTGCTGCGCGGGATCGGCCTGGGCTCCGTCCAGCCGCTGTGGCTCGGCGACCCGAACCTCGCGCTGTGGTGCGTCATGGCGGTGCTCGTCTGGTCGACGGTCGGCTTCTTCGTGGTCCTCTTCTCCGCGGGCATGGCCTCCATCCCGGGGGAGCTGTACGAGGCGGCGCTGCTGGACGGGGCGAGCCGCTTCACGACCTTCTTCAAGGTCACCCTGCCGCTGCTGTGGGACACCGTGCAGTCCGGCTGGGTCTACATGGGCATCCTCGCCCTGGGCGCCGAGTCGTTCGCCGTCGTGCAGATCATGACGGTCGGCCCCGGCGGACCCGACTACTCGACCTCCGTGATGGTCCTGTACGTGTACCAGAAGGCGTTCCGGGACGGTCAGGCCGCCTACGCCACCACGATCGGCGTCGCCCTGCTCCTCGTCACGCTGGCCTTCGCGGCGCTCGTGATGAAGCTGGGCCGACGCGAGCGGCTGGAGTACTGA
- a CDS encoding carbohydrate ABC transporter permease, whose protein sequence is MKTTETPAPVPAEPGTPVLKTEASPGGLRQGKKEGTALNVFSHGVLVIWAIMVGMPLVWAVMTSFKDDASIFGSPWSLPDKLNFDNWSRAWSQAHMSDYFLNTVLVVGGSLIGTLVLGSMAAYVLARFEFPGNRFIYYLFIGGMSFPIMLALVPLFYVVDNMGLLNTIHGLILVYIAYSLPFTVFFLTAFFRTLPSSVAEAAFVDGASHTRTFFQVMLPMAKPGLISVGIFNFLGQWNQYMLPTVLNTDPDKHVLTQGLVQLAVSQGYKGDWSGLFAGLVMAMLPVLAAYIIFQRQVVQGLTAGALK, encoded by the coding sequence ATGAAGACGACCGAGACCCCCGCCCCCGTGCCGGCCGAGCCCGGCACCCCCGTCCTGAAGACCGAGGCCTCGCCCGGCGGACTCCGCCAAGGGAAGAAGGAGGGCACCGCCCTCAACGTCTTCTCCCACGGCGTCCTCGTCATCTGGGCGATCATGGTCGGCATGCCGCTGGTGTGGGCGGTGATGACCTCCTTCAAGGACGACGCCTCCATCTTCGGCTCGCCCTGGTCGCTCCCCGACAAGCTGAACTTCGACAACTGGTCGCGGGCCTGGTCCCAGGCGCACATGAGCGACTACTTCCTCAACACCGTCCTGGTGGTGGGCGGTTCGCTCATCGGCACGCTGGTGCTCGGCTCGATGGCGGCCTATGTGCTGGCCCGGTTCGAATTCCCGGGCAACCGCTTCATCTATTACTTGTTCATCGGCGGCATGAGTTTCCCGATCATGCTGGCGCTGGTCCCGTTGTTCTACGTGGTCGACAACATGGGACTGCTGAACACCATTCACGGGCTGATCCTGGTCTACATCGCCTATTCGCTGCCCTTCACCGTCTTCTTCCTGACGGCGTTCTTCCGGACCCTGCCGAGTTCGGTGGCGGAGGCGGCGTTCGTGGACGGGGCCTCGCACACCCGGACGTTCTTCCAGGTCATGCTGCCGATGGCCAAGCCGGGTCTGATCAGCGTGGGCATCTTCAACTTCCTGGGGCAGTGGAACCAGTACATGCTGCCGACCGTGCTGAACACGGACCCGGACAAGCACGTCCTGACCCAGGGCCTGGTGCAGCTGGCGGTGAGCCAGGGATACAAGGGGGACTGGTCGGGCCTGTTCGCCGGCCTGGTGATGGCGATGCTGCCGGTGCTGGCCGCGTACATCATCTTCCAGCGCCAGGTCGTCCAGGGACTCACGGCGGGCGCCCTGAAGTAG
- a CDS encoding ROK family transcriptional regulator, whose protein sequence is METPGSQSSLHRANLERVVRAVRLAGSLTQAEIARTTGLSAATVSNIVRELKDGGTVEVTPTSAGGRRARSVSLSGDAGIVIGVDFGHTHLRVAVGNLAHQVLAEESEPLDVDASAAQGFDRAEQLVNRLIAATGIDPSKVAGVGLGVPGPIDVESGTLGSTAILPGWGGTKPAEELRGRLGVPVHVDNDANLGALGELVWGSGRGVRDLAYIKVASGVGAGLVISGKIYRGPGGTAGEIGHITLDESGPVCRCGNRGCLETFAAARYVLPLLQPSHGTDLTMEGVVRLAREGDPGCRRVIADVGRHIGSGVANLCNLLNPSRVVLGGDLAEAGELVLGPIRESVGRYAIPSAARQLSVLPGALGGRAEVLGALALALSEMGDSTLLDGSATGALSAATPAFT, encoded by the coding sequence GTGGAGACTCCCGGGTCGCAGTCGTCGCTGCACCGAGCCAACCTGGAACGGGTCGTACGAGCGGTACGGCTCGCCGGGTCGCTCACGCAGGCGGAGATCGCGAGGACGACGGGCCTGTCCGCGGCGACCGTCTCGAACATCGTCCGGGAACTCAAGGACGGCGGAACGGTCGAGGTCACGCCCACCTCGGCCGGCGGCCGGCGGGCCCGCAGCGTCTCGCTGAGCGGGGACGCCGGCATCGTCATCGGCGTGGACTTCGGGCACACGCACCTGCGCGTCGCGGTCGGGAACCTCGCCCACCAGGTGCTCGCCGAGGAGTCCGAGCCGCTGGACGTCGACGCGTCCGCCGCGCAGGGCTTCGACCGGGCGGAACAGCTGGTCAACCGGCTGATCGCGGCGACCGGCATCGACCCCTCCAAGGTCGCCGGAGTGGGACTCGGCGTGCCTGGTCCCATCGACGTGGAGTCCGGGACGCTGGGCTCGACCGCCATCCTGCCCGGCTGGGGCGGCACCAAGCCCGCCGAGGAGCTGCGGGGGCGGCTCGGCGTGCCGGTGCACGTGGACAACGACGCCAACCTCGGGGCGCTGGGCGAGCTGGTCTGGGGCAGTGGCAGGGGCGTGCGGGACCTGGCGTACATCAAGGTCGCCAGCGGTGTCGGCGCGGGCCTGGTGATCAGCGGCAAGATCTACCGCGGGCCGGGGGGCACGGCGGGCGAGATCGGGCACATCACGCTGGACGAGTCCGGCCCCGTCTGCCGCTGCGGGAACCGGGGCTGCCTGGAGACCTTCGCGGCCGCGCGCTACGTCCTGCCGCTCCTCCAGCCGAGCCACGGCACCGACCTGACCATGGAGGGCGTCGTGCGGCTGGCGCGGGAGGGCGACCCGGGCTGCCGCCGGGTGATCGCCGACGTGGGCCGCCACATCGGCAGCGGAGTCGCCAACCTCTGCAACCTGCTCAACCCGAGCCGGGTCGTCCTCGGCGGCGACCTGGCCGAGGCCGGGGAGCTGGTTCTGGGGCCGATCAGGGAGTCCGTGGGCCGCTACGCGATCCCCAGCGCGGCGCGTCAACTCTCGGTGCTCCCAGGGGCGCTGGGAGGCCGCGCGGAGGTGCTCGGAGCGCTTGCCCTCGCGCTCAGCGAGATGGGCGATTCGACCCTTTTGGACGGAAGTGCGACCGGTGCTCTGTCCGCTGCCACCCCTGCCTTCACTTAG
- a CDS encoding sugar ABC transporter substrate-binding protein produces MRRAAVAVAATTMAVSLAACGSAKESGDKKDSSDSAAKKGDAIKVGLLLPENQTARYEKFDKPLIEKKVKELTNNKGEVVYANAKQDATLQSQQVDTMVTNKVDVLIVDAVDSKAIAGSIKKAKDAGIPVVAYDRLAEGPIDAYTSFDNVTVGKTQGEALLKALGDKAKGGQIVMMNGSSTDPNAAQFKEGAHSVLDGKVKVGREYDTKEWKPENANANMEGAISALGKDKIVGVYSANDGMAGGIITALKAAGIADIPVTGQDAELAGVQRIITGEQYMSVYKSYPQEAAVAGEMAVALAKGESLDSIAKDKADSATTKGIPTVLVPVVSLTKDNINETVIKEGFYTIDEICGGKYKTACDKIGLK; encoded by the coding sequence ATGCGTCGTGCCGCCGTCGCCGTTGCCGCCACCACGATGGCCGTCTCGCTCGCCGCCTGTGGCAGCGCGAAGGAGTCCGGCGACAAGAAGGACTCGTCGGACTCCGCCGCCAAGAAGGGCGACGCCATCAAGGTGGGTCTGCTCCTTCCGGAGAACCAGACCGCTCGCTACGAGAAGTTCGACAAGCCCTTGATCGAGAAGAAGGTCAAGGAGCTCACGAACAACAAGGGCGAGGTCGTCTACGCCAACGCCAAGCAGGACGCCACGCTGCAGTCGCAGCAGGTCGACACGATGGTGACCAACAAGGTCGACGTGCTGATCGTGGACGCGGTGGACTCCAAGGCCATCGCCGGCTCGATCAAGAAGGCCAAGGACGCGGGCATCCCGGTCGTCGCCTACGACCGCCTGGCCGAGGGCCCGATCGACGCCTACACCTCGTTCGACAACGTCACCGTCGGCAAGACGCAGGGCGAGGCTCTCCTGAAGGCGCTGGGCGACAAGGCCAAGGGCGGCCAGATCGTCATGATGAACGGCTCCTCCACCGACCCGAACGCCGCCCAGTTCAAGGAGGGCGCCCACTCCGTCCTCGACGGCAAGGTGAAGGTCGGCCGCGAGTACGACACCAAGGAGTGGAAGCCGGAGAACGCCAACGCCAACATGGAGGGCGCCATCTCCGCCCTCGGCAAGGACAAGATCGTCGGCGTCTACTCCGCCAACGACGGCATGGCGGGCGGCATCATCACCGCCCTGAAGGCCGCCGGCATCGCCGACATCCCGGTCACCGGCCAGGACGCCGAACTCGCGGGTGTGCAGCGCATCATCACCGGTGAGCAGTACATGAGCGTCTACAAGTCCTACCCGCAGGAGGCCGCGGTCGCCGGCGAGATGGCCGTCGCGCTCGCCAAGGGCGAGTCGCTCGACTCGATCGCCAAGGACAAGGCCGACAGCGCCACCACCAAGGGCATCCCGACGGTCCTGGTCCCGGTCGTCTCGCTGACCAAGGACAACATCAACGAGACCGTCATCAAGGAAGGCTTCTACACGATCGACGAGATCTGTGGCGGCAAGTACAAGACGGCCTGCGACAAGATCGGCCTCAAGTAA
- a CDS encoding ATP-binding cassette domain-containing protein — protein sequence MVHVSATPVLALRGVSKRFGAVQALTDVELEVHAGEVVALVGDNGAGKSTLVKTIAGVHPIDEGAIEWDGKAVAINRPHDAQNLGIATVYQDLALCDNIDVVGNLYLGREIRKRGVLDEVEMERRSRELLDTLSIRIPSVRIPIASLSGGQRQVVAIARSMLGEPKLVILDEPTAALGVEQTAQVLDLVERLRERGHAVILISHNMADVKAVADKVAVLRLGRNNGVFEVKSTSQEEIISAITGATENAVTRRAARTNGEIKK from the coding sequence ATGGTTCACGTGTCCGCTACGCCCGTGCTGGCGTTGCGCGGGGTCTCCAAGCGATTCGGTGCCGTCCAGGCGCTCACCGACGTAGAGCTTGAGGTCCACGCCGGTGAGGTGGTCGCCCTGGTGGGCGACAACGGAGCCGGAAAGTCCACGCTGGTCAAGACGATCGCCGGCGTGCACCCCATCGATGAGGGCGCCATCGAGTGGGACGGCAAGGCCGTCGCCATCAACAGGCCCCACGACGCCCAGAACCTCGGCATCGCGACCGTCTACCAGGACCTCGCGCTGTGCGACAACATCGACGTCGTCGGCAACCTCTACCTGGGCCGGGAGATCCGCAAGCGCGGTGTCCTGGACGAGGTGGAGATGGAGCGCCGGTCCCGCGAGCTGCTGGACACGCTGTCCATCCGCATCCCCAGCGTCCGCATCCCGATCGCCTCGCTCTCCGGCGGCCAGCGTCAGGTCGTGGCGATCGCCCGCTCGATGCTCGGCGAGCCCAAGCTGGTCATCCTCGACGAGCCCACCGCCGCCCTCGGCGTCGAGCAGACCGCCCAGGTCCTCGACCTCGTCGAGCGGCTGCGCGAGCGCGGTCACGCCGTCATCCTCATCAGCCACAACATGGCCGATGTGAAGGCGGTCGCCGACAAGGTGGCCGTCCTGCGCCTCGGGCGCAACAACGGCGTCTTCGAGGTCAAGTCGACCTCGCAGGAGGAGATCATCTCCGCCATCACGGGCGCCACGGAGAACGCCGTGACCCGTCGTGCGGCGCGCACCAATGGGGAGATCAAGAAGTGA
- a CDS encoding sugar ABC transporter permease has protein sequence MSIDKTSTPAADSAAANPEAAPAAVAAVDPRLLVREQGFAGYLGEFKRKMKAGDLGSIPVVVGLLVIWAIFTSLNSNFLTAGNFSDMSVAMVGTGMIAVGIVFVLLLGEIDLSVGSVSGVAGATFAVLSVTHGMNEILALVLAVLTGTVAGAIHGFVFAKIGVPAFAVTLAGLLFWQGFMLQILGSNGTINLDADGVVVKLTSYYFTDVAAAYGLAIVVTAGYFLTAFFDNRRRAAAGVPSRPLNELIVRTVLLAVLAFAVAIVFNQYKGLPLAVVIFLAFLLLTDFVLRRTAYGRKIFALGGSVEASRRAGINVELVRISVFAIAGTFAAIGGLFVASKIASANQGAGTGEFLMNVIAAAVIGGTSLFGGRGRTWDALLGVMVIISIQYGLALEGIASPVQYMITGGVLLATVVIDAVTRKTQKTAGRA, from the coding sequence GTGAGCATCGACAAGACCTCCACCCCCGCCGCGGACAGCGCGGCGGCGAACCCGGAAGCCGCACCCGCCGCGGTCGCCGCGGTCGACCCCCGGCTGCTGGTGCGCGAGCAGGGCTTCGCGGGCTACCTGGGCGAGTTCAAGCGGAAGATGAAGGCCGGTGACCTCGGGTCCATCCCGGTCGTCGTCGGTCTGCTGGTCATCTGGGCCATCTTCACCAGCCTGAACTCCAACTTCCTCACCGCCGGCAACTTCTCCGACATGTCGGTCGCCATGGTCGGCACCGGCATGATCGCCGTCGGCATCGTCTTCGTGCTGCTGCTCGGCGAGATCGACCTGTCGGTCGGCTCGGTCAGCGGTGTCGCGGGCGCCACCTTCGCGGTGCTCAGCGTCACGCACGGGATGAACGAGATACTCGCCCTGGTGCTGGCCGTCCTCACGGGCACCGTGGCCGGCGCCATCCACGGCTTCGTCTTCGCGAAGATCGGTGTCCCGGCCTTCGCCGTGACCCTGGCCGGCCTGCTGTTCTGGCAGGGCTTCATGCTGCAGATCCTCGGCAGCAACGGCACGATCAACCTGGACGCCGACGGTGTGGTCGTCAAGCTGACCAGCTACTACTTCACCGACGTGGCCGCCGCCTACGGTCTGGCGATCGTCGTCACCGCGGGCTACTTCCTCACCGCGTTCTTCGACAACCGCCGCCGTGCGGCCGCGGGGGTCCCCTCCCGCCCGCTGAACGAGCTGATCGTGCGCACGGTGCTCCTCGCCGTGCTGGCCTTCGCCGTCGCGATCGTCTTCAACCAGTACAAGGGCCTGCCCCTGGCCGTCGTGATCTTCCTGGCGTTCCTGCTGCTCACCGACTTCGTGCTGCGCCGCACCGCCTACGGTCGCAAGATCTTCGCCCTGGGCGGCAGCGTCGAGGCGTCCCGGCGCGCCGGCATCAACGTGGAGCTGGTCCGGATCTCGGTCTTCGCGATCGCCGGCACCTTCGCCGCGATCGGCGGCCTCTTCGTGGCCTCGAAGATCGCCTCCGCCAACCAGGGCGCGGGCACCGGTGAGTTCCTGATGAACGTCATCGCCGCGGCCGTCATCGGCGGCACGTCCCTCTTCGGCGGCCGCGGCCGCACCTGGGACGCGCTGCTCGGTGTGATGGTGATCATCTCGATCCAGTACGGCCTCGCCCTGGAGGGCATCGCCTCGCCGGTCCAGTACATGATCACCGGTGGCGTGCTGCTGGCGACCGTCGTCATCGACGCGGTCACCCGCAAGACGCAGAAGACGGCCGGCCGCGCCTAG
- the dxs gene encoding 1-deoxy-D-xylulose-5-phosphate synthase, with product MPLLTRITGPRDLDRLSLEELDRLAEEIRTFLVDAVSKTGGHLGPNLGVVELTLALHRVFDSPSDKVLWDTGHQSYVHKLLTGRQDFSRLKMKGGLSGYPSQAESEHDVIENSHASTVLGWADGLAKANEVLGRDRHVVAVIGDGALTGGMAWEALNNIAAAKDRPLVIVVNDNERSYAPTIGGLANHLATLRTTDGYERFLARTKEVLERTPVVGRPLYDTLHGAKKGLKDFIAPQGMFEDLGLKYVGPIDGHDLEALESALTRAKRFGGPVIVHCLTEKGRGYQPALQDEADRFHAVGKIHPDTGLPISTSGADWTSVFGEEMVKIGEEREDVVAITAAMLQPVGLDKFAKAFPDRVYDVGIAEQHGAVSAAGLAHGGVHPVFAVYATFLNRAFDQVLMDVALHKCGVTFVLDRAGVTGTDGASHNGMWDMSILQVVPGLRLAAPRDADQVRAQLREAVEVDDAPTVVRFSKGAVGPAVPAVGRVGGMDVLRAPGTDTPDVLLVSVGALAPMCLEVADLLNKQGISTTVVDPRWVKPVDEAMAPLAERHRVVVTVEDNSRVGGVGSAVAQALRDAGVDVPLRDFGIPPRFLDHASRAEVLAEIGLTAPDIARQVTGLVAKLDGRYERTGAEVDSVEAARD from the coding sequence GTGCCGCTGCTGACCCGCATCACGGGACCGCGCGATCTGGACCGGCTCAGCCTGGAAGAGCTGGACCGGCTGGCAGAGGAGATCCGCACCTTCCTCGTCGACGCCGTCTCCAAGACCGGCGGCCACCTGGGCCCCAACCTCGGCGTGGTGGAACTCACCCTCGCCCTGCACCGCGTCTTCGACTCGCCGAGCGACAAGGTGCTCTGGGACACGGGACACCAGTCCTACGTGCACAAGCTGCTCACCGGCCGGCAGGACTTCTCCCGGCTGAAGATGAAGGGCGGCCTGTCCGGCTACCCCTCGCAGGCCGAGTCCGAGCACGACGTCATCGAGAACAGCCACGCCTCCACGGTCCTCGGCTGGGCCGACGGCCTGGCCAAGGCGAACGAGGTCCTCGGCCGCGACCGCCACGTCGTCGCGGTCATCGGCGACGGCGCCCTCACCGGCGGCATGGCCTGGGAGGCGCTGAACAACATCGCCGCCGCCAAGGACCGCCCCCTCGTCATCGTCGTCAACGACAACGAGCGCTCCTACGCCCCCACCATCGGCGGCCTCGCCAACCACCTGGCGACCCTGCGCACCACCGACGGCTACGAGCGCTTCCTGGCCCGCACCAAGGAGGTCCTGGAGCGCACGCCGGTCGTCGGCCGCCCGCTCTACGACACCCTGCACGGCGCCAAGAAGGGCCTGAAGGACTTCATCGCCCCGCAGGGCATGTTCGAGGACCTCGGCCTGAAGTACGTCGGCCCGATCGACGGCCACGACCTGGAGGCCCTGGAGTCCGCCCTCACGCGCGCCAAGCGCTTCGGCGGCCCGGTCATCGTGCACTGCCTCACCGAGAAGGGCCGCGGCTACCAGCCCGCCCTCCAGGACGAGGCCGACCGCTTCCACGCCGTCGGCAAGATCCACCCCGACACGGGCCTGCCCATCTCCACCTCCGGCGCCGACTGGACCAGCGTCTTCGGCGAGGAGATGGTGAAGATCGGCGAGGAGCGCGAGGACGTCGTCGCCATCACCGCCGCCATGCTCCAGCCGGTCGGCCTCGACAAGTTCGCCAAGGCCTTCCCCGACCGCGTCTACGACGTCGGCATCGCCGAGCAGCACGGCGCCGTCTCCGCGGCCGGCCTCGCCCACGGGGGAGTGCACCCGGTCTTCGCGGTGTACGCCACCTTCCTCAACCGCGCCTTCGACCAGGTGCTGATGGACGTGGCCCTGCACAAGTGCGGCGTCACCTTCGTGCTGGACCGCGCGGGTGTCACGGGCACCGACGGCGCCTCCCACAACGGCATGTGGGACATGTCGATCCTCCAGGTCGTGCCCGGCCTGCGCCTCGCCGCCCCGCGCGACGCCGACCAGGTCCGCGCCCAGCTGCGCGAGGCCGTCGAGGTGGACGACGCGCCGACCGTGGTGCGCTTCTCCAAGGGCGCCGTCGGCCCCGCCGTACCCGCCGTAGGCCGCGTCGGCGGCATGGACGTGCTGCGTGCCCCCGGCACCGACACGCCCGACGTGCTCCTGGTCTCCGTCGGCGCCCTCGCGCCGATGTGCCTGGAGGTGGCGGACCTGCTGAACAAGCAGGGCATCTCCACGACCGTCGTGGACCCGCGCTGGGTCAAGCCCGTCGACGAGGCCATGGCCCCGCTCGCCGAGCGCCACCGCGTGGTCGTCACCGTCGAGGACAACTCGCGCGTCGGCGGCGTGGGCTCCGCCGTCGCCCAGGCCCTGCGCGACGCGGGCGTCGACGTACCGCTGCGCGACTTCGGCATCCCGCCGCGCTTCCTCGACCACGCCTCCCGCGCCGAGGTGCTGGCCGAGATCGGACTCACCGCCCCGGACATCGCCCGACAGGTCACCGGTCTGGTCGCCAAGCTCGACGGCCGGTACGAGCGCACGGGCGCCGAGGTGGACTCGGTGGAGGCCGCGCGCGACTGA
- a CDS encoding amino acid permease has translation MSSSLFRTKKIEQSIRDTEEPEHALKKSLSALDLTVFGVGVIIGTGIFVLTGTVAKDNAGPSTALAFVVAGVVCALAALCYAEFASTVPVAGSAYTFSYASLGELPAWIIGWDLVLEFALGTAVVAVGWSGYIRSFFENAGVTFPEALSGRDGAEGFGFDILAAGLVLVLTGILVLGMKLSARITSIVVAIKVTVVLIVIIAGAFFIKGSNYDPFIPESKPVEAGAGLDSPLIQLMFGWAPANFGVMGIFTAASVVFFAFIGFDIVATAAEETRNPQRDMPRGILGSLFICTALYVAVSIVVTGMQHYSELSVDAPLADAFKSTGHPFFAGVISFGAAVGLTTVCMILLLGQTRVFFAMSRDGLLPRFFSRVHPKFRTPYRPTILLGVIIAIVAGFTSLSELAELVNIGTLFAFVIVAISVIILRRTRPDLPRAFRTPLVPVLPIVSVAASLWLMLNLPAETWVRFGVWMAIGVVVYFLYSRTHSRMALGEETPADGPSKPPGGGAAV, from the coding sequence GTGAGCAGCAGTCTCTTCAGGACCAAGAAGATCGAGCAGTCCATCCGTGACACGGAGGAACCGGAGCACGCGCTCAAGAAATCCCTGTCCGCGCTGGATCTGACCGTCTTCGGTGTCGGTGTCATCATCGGCACCGGCATCTTCGTACTGACCGGCACCGTCGCCAAGGACAACGCCGGACCCTCCACGGCCCTGGCGTTCGTCGTCGCCGGTGTCGTCTGCGCGCTCGCCGCGCTCTGCTACGCCGAGTTCGCCTCCACGGTTCCGGTGGCGGGCTCCGCGTACACCTTCTCCTACGCCTCACTCGGCGAACTGCCCGCCTGGATCATCGGCTGGGACCTGGTCCTGGAGTTCGCGCTCGGGACGGCGGTGGTGGCCGTCGGCTGGTCGGGCTACATCCGTTCGTTCTTCGAGAACGCCGGCGTGACGTTCCCCGAGGCCCTCAGCGGCCGGGACGGGGCCGAGGGCTTCGGCTTCGACATCCTCGCCGCCGGCCTGGTGCTGGTGCTCACCGGCATCCTCGTCCTCGGCATGAAGCTGTCGGCGCGGATCACCTCGATCGTGGTCGCCATCAAGGTGACCGTCGTCCTCATCGTGATCATCGCGGGCGCCTTCTTCATCAAGGGTTCCAACTACGACCCCTTCATCCCGGAGTCGAAGCCCGTGGAGGCTGGTGCGGGCCTCGACTCGCCCCTGATCCAGCTGATGTTCGGGTGGGCGCCGGCCAACTTCGGCGTGATGGGCATCTTCACCGCGGCCTCGGTCGTCTTCTTCGCCTTCATCGGCTTCGACATCGTCGCCACCGCCGCCGAGGAGACCCGCAACCCGCAGCGCGACATGCCCCGCGGCATCCTCGGCTCCCTGTTCATCTGCACCGCGCTGTACGTCGCCGTCTCCATCGTCGTCACCGGCATGCAGCACTACAGCGAGCTGTCCGTCGACGCCCCGCTCGCCGACGCGTTCAAGTCCACCGGGCACCCCTTCTTCGCGGGTGTGATCAGTTTCGGCGCCGCCGTCGGCCTGACCACGGTCTGCATGATCCTGCTGCTCGGCCAGACCCGGGTGTTCTTCGCGATGAGCCGGGACGGACTGCTGCCCCGCTTCTTCTCCCGCGTCCACCCGAAGTTCCGGACCCCGTACCGGCCGACCATCCTGCTCGGCGTGATCATCGCGATCGTCGCGGGTTTCACCAGCCTCAGCGAGCTGGCCGAGCTGGTGAACATCGGCACGCTGTTCGCGTTCGTCATCGTCGCGATCAGTGTGATCATCCTGCGCCGGACCCGCCCCGACCTGCCCCGGGCCTTCCGCACCCCGCTGGTGCCGGTGCTCCCGATCGTGTCGGTCGCCGCCTCGCTGTGGCTGATGCTGAACCTGCCCGCCGAGACCTGGGTGCGGTTCGGCGTCTGGATGGCGATCGGCGTCGTCGTGTACTTCCTCTACAGCCGCACCCACAGCCGCATGGCTCTCGGCGAGGAGACACCGGCCGACGGCCCGTCGAAGCCGCCCGGGGGTGGCGCCGCGGTGTGA